gtaattcctctgggttcagtgtccaacaacataagtaaaccctcttggtaaacccggagaacaatacttcttttctaaagcaataaaatctttttcaaatccttactaatgtaaagtgacgctgtgaaaacaccctaccgaaacacccgcctaatcaaaatttctggctggcagtgacggtgtatgatgcaacatccaaaacctcacggtccgtccaacatttgaaatttctaattttcacagtcatgcaaccaaaacaacttcaacattcaaatgataggcacacccattaggaagaggtctagcaagcaactccaacaagctgccacggacaaggcattaatgtagtcggtgcagcaattgtccgctttggaggatttctggcctttgcaaatggcaaagtgggaaaacggtaccggagtggaagatcccaggcgcaatatcttcgacgcgatttcaaggagcagggggaagcggcacagagggaacaggagttccgcaaaacaaagtttgcgacagggtttaaatgatgtcgaacaaaatcggaataaGGCTGGGATAAAGCTCAACGCGAGCAGTGTGCGCCAACCGACAAGTTTACAAATACACTACGAACGCTACCAcgctacaaaatggagacactGCTTGCACTTCAGGAACTAAATCAACTagtctttttaaagttagcATACTGTTACGCATttttttgagtgtttgtagtatctatagctgttctacacacatgttggttgtattttgatatctgttgtatcctgtactatttttattgtggattctatttggtttacttgtcccccacacggcctgcatctgcaactctcttggtcactcccattATGGCTagggaaatggaaagcgttgTTTGCCACGGAtagcagccaagcaaggtttcctccggtcacagatagagtgacccaatacaactgatattttgccaacaccagctttggtcaatgaaACACTGGCAAGCCCCTTGCAACCGGAAATGATAACTACCAATACTTCCCGCAATTTTCATTCAATTCCAACTTTGGTTCCCTCCGTCACGATCGCAGCAAGGCATTTTCGATGGTAAAAAAATAttgcggcctttgtcggccccaaatgacatgcttttgttgtgcCAAATGACAGCACAGTGGGTACCTGCAGCCAAATAAGGGTTCTGTTTGATACGGGTTGACGGATCCGGTTTGACCGTTGCCATCGTCACccattgctgtcgttgttgttgctgttcttgttgtcactgtagacagcaccaacagaACCAATACCAACCAACGCCAATACAAGCACAGGGAGCTGCTTCACAGCCCAAAGAAGTGGACTACGGCTCCCGCAGTTAGTGTTTCTCTTTCGGCTGTACCATCATGTTTTGTTCTGGCCAGTACAACTGCGGTGCGTACAGCTTCTCCAGCAGTTTCCATGAAAAAATCTTCCGGGCCAAACGGCTCGTTCGCGTCGTGAATTTTTCTGAAGTTCTGACTGTCGACTCCGATTTCCCTATGAGTGTCGGCAGCATACCAGTTTACAGTGAGGTGCGGTTGAGGACCTAACAGGTAGAATCAGTACATATTTGAacgtgattttgaaacccgCCGGCTCATTACTGCACCAAGCTATTTTTCTTGTTGGTGGACCAGGGAAATACCCGTGACATGGAATAAGTGATAAACTTAGTAGGTGATTTAGCCATCCCCTAACGAAACAATGAATTTTTCCAGATGTGACAAGATCAAATTGACGGATTGATGTAACATCTTTTCACAGTCCTTATTTGCGTTGTTAATTGTAAACTTTTCTAAAGTTGTCTGCCAACTCCAAGTGTATACGtggtttccaatttccttTGGACTGTCAGGAGCATATGCATCAACTCCAGTTGTAATTTTATTGCCTTGAGCATATAAATACAGAATTGTAAGTAATTTCACTTTGGTAACCtaattacagttaattaGTATATATATAAGAAACTGGAAGAAATGCGAAAAATCACTTGTTAAAAATCTCTCCCAGGAATGGAAAATTTTTCACAGAATTTCTGTCAGATTTTTCTCAGATTCCATTCACCACCAACACCGAAGTAACAACACAAGTTTTTGGAAGCCCCCAGTCAACAATTTTCATAGTCCTCCTCCCATAAGCAACTTTTGTTTTTAGGAAAAAGCACAAGTTCCACAATGagtgactcacagtcaaacaaatCATACTCTACCAAACAAACAACTGGCAGTATGCACCTGTATATTAATAATCCATATGCAGCCAAGGggaaaaaaagaaaagaatttGACAGAGAGAGTCAAAATCAGACCCTACCCTTGTTGAAACCAGTAGAAAAAATTACCCAGCCAAGAAATAGAAGTGTATGTACTAAGGTTGGTGTTCCAACACTAGTCACTatagcagcagcaacagatCCATTGCTTCGTACCCCAGGAAGTTCTTTGGCAACAACCAAAGAGTTCACTGACATAATAAATGATGACTCAGATGACCACATTTTTCAATGTACACCCTTTGGTCTATACTGTCTAAAATGTAAGGCAAAAGTCTCTGCAGAACAAAGCACCAGCTTTCACAGGCATGTCAAAAAGTACCATGCTGGGTATATGTGTCAAAGTTACAACAAACTGAAGCTGGAAGTAGAGAGACTCAAAAATCTGCCACCAAATGAATTCTACTGTGAAGGTACCCAAAAAGTGCTGGATACCTGTGGTATATGTGGAGAGGTTTTTTCAAGACCAGATAATGTCCAACGTCACATTGCAAATTCAATCCAGAAGGGAGGTGCATGTGCTCAGGCTGACATGGTAAAGAAATTGTGTGTAAAAACCATTTGCAATAGGGTGGTTGAGTATTTACCCAAAGACAAGGTAGTCCAACCGTCAGCAAAGCTTTTCTCTTACAATGACATGACCTTGATCATCAAGCCATTTATCAGAGAAGATGAGAATGCTGAGAGATATGTTCCTATCTTCTCCCAGATCATCAAAAGTACTGGCAAGCAATTTGAAAGCAATATCATGGAACACATTCTTCAATACCGTGAGCTGGAGGCAACTGAACTTCAATTGATCAAGTTGGTTAAGATTGCAGAAGATTGGCTGACTCAATATGCAAGGattgaagttgctgaagtGCCTGCTAACCTCAGAGCCAGCTTGATGCTTTATGAGGGAGTGGAGGTCAATCAAGTTGCCCAGAACACAACTTTTTCTATGAGAGAAAATGTCAGCGTGTTGAGCAAGGAACTGAAAAAGCTCCTGTGCTTCCTCTGGAGAcatgattgtgttggaactggtatcattgtcaagacaagaCAAGAGCTCTCTGATCTTCTGGAGCTCAGTGAGTCTTCTACTCAGATCATTGAAGGTGGTCTGATAGGCAAGCTTCTGGTTGATATCTTACTGGAAAATCCTGCCAGCACAAGTCAATGTCCATTGGGCTGTGTCTATGCTGCAGCTAGATGCTTCTTCATTTCCAAGGACCAGCTTGTGTTGAGATCAGCTGATGCATCTGCTTCCCAAGTTGCCACCATAATGCACTTGTTCAGACTGGCCTACTGTTCTGTTGTGGGGACTGTGAGCCATCCTCTTGGTTACATAGAAGGAGCAAAAGTTCTGGTGAAAACTATTATGGAGAGGCCCACCATGAACACCCTTGGACCCATGATCAGGCATCTCAGAGAGATCCAGATGCAGAAACCCAAGATTGTTGACAGGTATTTCTCTAGAAATGGAGAGATTGTGGTGCAAGGGCTCATCTTCAAGCCAGAAATTTGGAAGACTCTCATTCCAAGGGTTGTTAGTGCTGCCAGACTTGTTCTCAGTCAGATCTTtgatggaaaggattgggaAGTCTTTTTGACCACAACTCTGCCTTTGCTCAATGTTGGAATATCAGGTGGAGCTGATGAGGGAGTTCAGTTTCAAGTTCAACAAGCTGGTGGAGATGTGTTCAGTGAATCTTTGAAGCTGTCTCCTCAGCTCAATGAAATGGATCAAGACCATCTGTCATCCATTGTGGAGTTCTGTTTGCATGGTCTGGGTCTTGGCAGTATGAGGTATTCAGAAACTTTAGGCCTACAAGATTTTCAAGTTCTCTGGGGGGATGGTGCTTTGTACTTCTATGCCAAATCTAcaaagaagtggaaggcCCAGTCAAAACTCAGTACTGAGCTTACCCAGCACAAGcttccaaagtcaatttCAAGGATTGTACTGCTCTTCAGACTTGTCATTTCATTGAGAGGAGGGGATTTGTCAAGCTTTGTACCAGTAAGAAGTGACAGGAAGTACCTCATGAAAGACTTTGTGCAGTCTCTATTTTGTCTTCCCAGAGCACCTGATGATCTTCAAGTCAGGCATTTCTTTGCAAGTCTGTCCAACTATTTGTTCCCTATGCAAGATGATGGGAAGGCCACCACTTCTGACATGGTTGCCATGCAGAGTCATCATGCTCCTTCTACTCATGCCAGTACCTACTTTACTCATAGAAAGGCTCATCTTGAGGACTACTATGATGCCTACCACTTTCATCTTGGAGACAAGGATACTCAGTGGACCTTTGATATTCCCCTGGATGTTCTGCCTGAGAATACcattgttgctgctctcaAAATCTTGTATGGTGGAGAAGCAAATTGGCTGTCTGAGACTCAGAGGAGTATGGTTCTGACATGGTCCACTTTGTCCAAGAATGTGATAGCCAATCTACCTTGTGGAGGAGGGAAGTCTGCTGTGTGGGAGGTGACAGCCTATGCCAGACATAGAGTTGGTTTGACAAGGAAGTGTGCTGTTGTGGTGGTTCCCTACAAGTTTCTAGCCTACAATCACTACCATTCTGCCAAGTCCAAATTTGAACTATTAGATGGTGTCAGTGTTGATATGTTGGAGAGTTCTGCTGTTTGTTCCAATCAAGTTCCAACCATTCTAAAGTCAGATGTTCTTCCACACATTCTATTCCTCACAGTTGATGCACTGGCTAAATTGTTGGAATTCCATCTTCCCATAGTGCAAAGTATGCAATCAAGATTGGCTGGTTTTGTCATTGATGAGTGTCACTGTCCATATACAGAAACATTCAGACCAGTATTTGACTGTTTGCAGGACCTTACAATGTTTGGTGTTCCCATTTGTGCTCTGAGTGGTACACTTCCATCTACCTTTCCTTCTTCTCTGATGAAGTACTATGGAGTATCTGCCTTTGAGACTGTGGCAGATAGTGATTGCATTGGTGATGGCTTCTCCCTGTCAATCAAGCAGTGTCATGATGAAGTTGCTGCAGTGACTAGGAAGGTGGTGCAGGAGAGGAATCAGAATTCAAGAAGTGCAATTCATATCATTGCAGCATCTGCCAGAGTTGCAGAGCTTCTTTTCCAGCAGCTGTGTTCCAAGAGTTTTCAGTGTCTGCTTGTGACttccctaaggggagggagaacccagagtagtactttcctacaataatgtataaaatctatccaaaaactcctcataagttaaccctctgagttcacagtgcgacatataaatattccctccgagttcacagtgcgacgtataagtattccctcccagttcactgtccgatgttgtaagtaattcctctgggttcagtgtccaacaacataagtaacCCTTCTCGGCTAACCCGGAGGGGGAAGTTCTTTGTCTAATacaataaaatcttttttaCTGTCAAACCCTTTCTGAAGTAACGttattaacagtaaaataggaaaaccctacgacaagcatatgggggttcaatatccctTAATCGTGGGGACAAGTTTATAAGTTTTGTtttagaaaaaccctacgacaagcatatcggggttcattatccctttatcttgggtttatgcttaataagtctttgttttacgtctttttatcgtatctacaatcctttggtcccacagacacgttttagcccgttatcgttgcagttttctaaaCAATCTGGAAACTCCATTGGCAAATAGGCCTGATATTTAAATTTCAGAAATCACCAACATCATCAGACAAAACCAAATCCCCCTTCTACCACCAAGGCTGGGAACATCAATGAACCATCTAGTCTTCAAATTATATGGCATATGGGGGGACGCCCGGTGCTTGGAGCTCAAACCCTTGCCCGATCCACAGATTTGGGTACGGGTTAGTCCAACGTTGTCGATtgttacgatatacaccaatgtacaccgtatggacagaagcactgttaggaacagagcctggtaaacaagagagggcgttattacgaacgaccggcgatacacctaagggacttaggaactgtaaaactctacttgttggcgacgctcccctcgggttaggcagtggatacgaggacctatgcgtaaactagcaatgcggatcaaagaacttataaaacaatgattgaagaattagtgctataaactaattcttgttgctcctccgatttgccaagatacaacaaaacctgaggaacaaactcaaacgtacacaaatatctttcttccgtcatagtatccttataccatgacgcgcgctcacatatacttatagtggaaccggaaatacctttcataacatgcatgccgcgggaaatggagcgcatccatttacatcctaagggcaggaagatcccagagaagtaggggtatacctagctgaatacaatttatccaaaaactatttctaagtaattgctccgggatcttcaagttggtttgtctttggcgtaggtaactgctccgggatcttcaagttggtttgtcttttgcataggtaactgctccgggatcttcaagttggtttgtcttttgcgtaggtaactgctccgggatcttcaacatagtttgtctctTGTTTAAGTAGTTGCTATGGGATTctcaacatagtttgtctcttgtctaAGTAAATTGGTGATAAATCTACTTTTCCACCTAACAGACtcatcctaaatccatgtcagaccAGTATTGACCATATAGAGCCTCCAAAGTGACGGACAAACTGATAAGATTGCGTCGGGCAGAAAAGAGAAGATCCATCGGACACATTGATATCAGGATCGGGCAGAAGATGGTAGGTGAATTCAGACAAGCGGATAAGCAAGCATACTCGACCAGTACACAGTGCGACAACGGGGATGGCCGAATAGACCTAAAACTAAGGAATGAAAACTCCTTACACGACTCATCCACGTCATActcagaaatgctttcgatccggccgtttgcgattcaaacaaactagaaaactgcaacgataacgggccagaatcgtctaaggaatCGAAAAGGATCctgcatactttcgtagacgaccaaaggcgtaaagcacaagattatagacttatctgatagacttagggatatgaacccctcatgtacctCTTGACataggggttttctagtccccacatatcgaaaccataaacatagacatggacatggagagatgtgtcccctcaaaaccactatgggaaaaaatagggatccacaacttgtaaaataaaaactttgacactgcatgcaatgacacgtagtactgcaaatgcaatttgttccgatactgttttcatcgaaacgggaaagtcggcaaacccttcttcactTGAATCAATttaaaatttgacgcataagattctgtcgtactggagctgactgaacctttgttagcgcattGGCTAAGTTTGTTtccgacggctcataagcaatcttgataactcccatcgcgacattctctcgtacaaagtgatatgcaatagcattactcttcttcttcaacattgattccggcgctgtagtattgtgtaccaccgacatattgtcgcacaaaactctagccggaccatcaatcggagttcccatcatccgtaacttataccttaaACCCTgaatcatctccgtagcaatctttaatgcaacgaactcacttccaaacgaagacgtttcaactgaattctgacgcttcgaaaaccacataatcggagcatGATTAAGatagatcaaaacacctgtttGTGAACGGCaagtgactttgtctccagcatggtcagcgtcaacaaaagcagtaatctccacagctCTACCAtgtggcttcggagcattcggcggaatagattccttcacattaccataaaagtccgtccaatctgcaccatctataaaatggttctcaatatcagcatatgaatcatcaaacacgagtcgtgacctgttgtgagatttcaaataagcaaaaatatggagaacagcactcaagtgtccttctcgtggcatcgcgagaaatgatgagagcatagatacttcacacataatatcaattcgaccaatttcaactgcccatctcaaaacaccaatctgagactgaaaTAGTTACATTCAACAAAGGTGAAACATCCAGTTCAggtcgatatttcgtcgacattggcgacgacactttgttaggcaaacctcttttgattttgtccaaatctttctcaacattcgcgacagcttgtttcacataatttgtcgaactcatagaccatcgcggtttgtctggcttatcgggaagtgaaaagtgtccaagattcgctccctaagggcaggaagatcccagagaactaggggtatacctagctgtatacattttatccaaaaactatttctaagtaattgctccgggatcttcaagttggtttgtcttttgcgtaggtaactgctccgggatcttcaacatagtttgtcttttgcgtaggtaactgctccgggatcttcaacatagtttgtcttttcaataagtaattgctctgggatcttcaacatggtttgtctcttgtctaagtaattcttttggattggtgataaaTCTACTTTTCCACCTAACAGACTCATTTtaaatccatgtcagaccAGTATTGACCATATAGAGACTCCAAAGTGTTGGACAAACGGATAAGCGTCGGGCAGACAAGAGAAGATCCATCGGACACACTAATATCAGGATCGGGCAGAAGATGGTAGGTGAATTCAGACAAGCGGCTAAGCAAGCATACTCGACCAGTACACAGTGCGACAACATTAGTAATCCCTATGGGTTAGGGTCAGGTACGTACAAGACGTAAAAAGGAGCTAATGCACTATTCCCAGaagggttagggttagggtcaGGTACGTACAAGACGTAAAAAGGAGCTAATGCACTATTCCCAGAATAACGAAGGTGTTAAGGTAAGTTACTCGCAACACTGCAAAGACAGCAGTTCAGTGTTTCGGTTTtcctaaggaaaaggagatcgCTGTGTAGTAAACTTATGCATGAATGgatattttatctttacacagggattcattttttacttaacccatcccactgggatccaaaaaattcccactgagattcaaaaacagtgaaagttactccacagggataactaacttgctgacgtctggcaaacaaCTTTCACAGTTggtcgttcttccgtaagTCGCGTCTGCgctttgtgttgcttacatacaactgtgaacagtcagtataggccaaaatggacttgcCCTTTATACagcttctagctagt
The genomic region above belongs to Phaeodactylum tricornutum CCAP 1055/1 chromosome 16, whole genome shotgun sequence and contains:
- a CDS encoding predicted protein, giving the protein MTLIIKPFIREDENAERYVPIFSQIIKSTGKQFESNIMEHILQYRELEATELQLIKLVKIAEDWLTQYARIEVAEVPANLRASLMLYEGVEVNQVAQNTTFSMRENVSVLSKELKKLLCFLWRHDCVGTGIIVKTRQELSDLLELSESSTQIIEGGLIGKLLVDILLENPASTSQCPLGCVYAAARCFFISKDQLVLRSADASASQVATIMHLFRLAYCSVVGTVSHPLGYIEGAKVLVKTIMERPTMNTLGPMIRHLREIQMQKPKIVDRYFSRNGEIVVQGLIFKPEIWKTLIPRVVSAARLVLSQIFDGKDWEVFLTTTLPLLNVGISGGADEGVQFQVQQAGGDVFSESLKLSPQLNEMDQDHLSSIVEFCLHGLGLGSMRYSETLGLQDFQVLWGDGALYFYAKSTKKWKAQSKLSTELTQHKLPKSISRIVLLFRLVISLRGGDLSSFVPVRSDRKYLMKDFVQSLFCLPRAPDDLQVRHFFASLSNYLFPMQDDGKATTSDMVAMQSHHAPSTHASTYFTHRKAHLEDYYDAYHFHLGDKDTQWTFDIPLDVLPENTIVAALKILYGGEANWLSETQRSMVLTWSTLSKNVIANLPCGGGKSAVWEVTAYARHRVGLTRKCAVVVVPYKFLAYNHYHSAKSKFELLDGVSVDMLESSAVCSNQVPTILKSDVLPHILFLTVDALAKLLEFHLPIVQSMQSRLAGFVIDECHCPYTETFRPVFDCLQDLTMFGVPICALSGTLPSTFPSSLMKYYGVSAFETVADSDCIGDGFSLSIKQCHDEVAAVTRKVVQERNQNSRSAIHIIAASARVAELLFQQLCSKSFQCLLVTSLRGGRTQSSTFLQ